A window from Pseudomonas moraviensis encodes these proteins:
- a CDS encoding type VI immunity family protein: MNEESFFKDFDAHRWDFTIVDEDDEEKPVLQVGLVAIFYLVDAYLPVRRKHIAQAFELYCTHFGEKLVWGYTGGEVMVERTFTPQNKQDCISYIQSDGLSESAALMWSSDKGFEKVGAYMFDVCSPAGWYEKVHGSMTTVRLYLPVEELKGAGKKRFDTLMLDLCNILRPLHGAAGLGVQHSFEWENYQHIEYELIQEYRGADLCIPYGNQKWRTGYTNLNWYTFIAHHWVSKLGTTEDLLEQLNDVRIGILPYEWGTIFRAGDWPALGKANIDPRPELYVMVNEVLKPLRVSNIGSLHYGSIAGEVRLNERTSNQWMRRFDIPKDTPKRQSSPQYRRISAAEQQQLDASRLMFDAFPNQATDDKSQQ; encoded by the coding sequence GAGAAGCCGGTTTTACAAGTTGGGTTGGTCGCGATTTTTTATCTGGTCGATGCTTATCTTCCAGTGCGTAGAAAACACATTGCTCAGGCTTTTGAACTCTATTGCACGCATTTCGGTGAAAAATTGGTGTGGGGTTATACGGGGGGAGAGGTCATGGTTGAGAGAACCTTCACCCCGCAAAACAAGCAGGACTGTATTTCGTATATACAGTCAGATGGACTATCAGAGTCAGCTGCACTTATGTGGTCATCCGACAAGGGGTTTGAAAAAGTCGGCGCGTATATGTTTGATGTTTGCTCGCCTGCAGGGTGGTACGAAAAAGTTCATGGCTCGATGACAACTGTCAGACTCTACCTTCCCGTAGAAGAGCTTAAGGGTGCCGGTAAGAAAAGATTCGACACCCTAATGCTCGATCTTTGCAACATTTTACGGCCGCTGCACGGCGCCGCGGGACTAGGCGTTCAACACAGTTTTGAGTGGGAAAATTATCAGCACATCGAATATGAACTCATACAAGAGTATCGGGGGGCAGATCTGTGTATTCCCTACGGCAATCAAAAGTGGCGCACCGGCTACACCAACCTCAATTGGTACACCTTTATCGCCCACCATTGGGTAAGCAAATTAGGCACAACCGAGGACTTGCTTGAACAACTCAACGACGTCCGCATCGGCATCTTGCCTTACGAATGGGGCACGATCTTCCGCGCCGGGGACTGGCCTGCTTTGGGTAAAGCCAACATTGATCCACGTCCTGAACTGTATGTGATGGTCAATGAAGTGCTCAAACCTTTGCGGGTCAGCAACATCGGTTCACTGCATTACGGCTCGATTGCTGGCGAAGTGAGGCTCAATGAGCGCACCAGCAATCAATGGATGCGCCGGTTTGACATTCCCAAAGACACCCCGAAGCGACAGTCTTCACCACAGTACCGCCGCATATCAGCAGCGGAGCAACAGCAGTTGGATGCAAGCAGGCTGATGTTTGACGCCTTTCCAAACCAGGCCACCGACGACAAATCACAACAGTAA
- a CDS encoding FAD-dependent oxidoreductase, whose protein sequence is MNRSDVLIIGAGPTGLVLALWLSRLGVRVRIIDKTTAPGTTSRALAVQARTLELYRQLDLADTIVRRGHQVAAANFWVNGKPVAQLPLKRIGEGLTPYAFVEIFPQDEHERLLLERLEDYGVSVERNTALDSFEDTGDTITAHLRLPDGQQEVCQACYLAGCDGARSVVRKTLDTDFPGGTYQQIFYVADVTASGPALNGELHLDLDEADFLAVFPLAGEGRARLIGTVRDERAERAETLQFSDVSSRAIEHLKVHIEDLHWFSTYRVHHRVAEHFRDGRAFLLGDAAHVHSPAGGQGMNTGIGDAINLAWKLAAVLSGGAEPKLLDTYETERIAFARRLVSTTDKVFSFVTAEGRMADLLRMRVAPFLLPKMAAFEASREFLFRTVSQVTLNYRGMPLSQGEAGHVHGGDRLPWAHDGEGDNFGPLRQPCWQVHVYGDTSDEMIAWCAEHHLPLHVFDWRPAFETAGLGRNGFYLLRPDTYVAIAESSADPKVIERYFRDHGIRPFFN, encoded by the coding sequence ATGAACCGCAGCGACGTGCTGATCATCGGCGCCGGCCCGACCGGTCTGGTCCTGGCGCTGTGGCTGAGCAGACTCGGCGTGCGCGTGCGCATCATCGACAAGACTACGGCGCCCGGCACTACTTCCCGCGCCTTGGCCGTGCAAGCGAGAACCCTCGAGCTGTATCGCCAACTCGACCTGGCCGACACCATCGTGCGTCGTGGCCATCAGGTCGCGGCGGCGAACTTCTGGGTCAACGGCAAACCGGTCGCGCAGTTGCCACTCAAGCGCATCGGCGAAGGCCTCACTCCCTACGCCTTCGTCGAAATTTTCCCGCAGGACGAGCACGAACGGCTGCTGCTCGAGCGCCTTGAAGATTACGGCGTCAGCGTCGAGCGCAATACCGCGCTGGACAGCTTCGAGGACACCGGCGACACCATCACCGCGCATCTGCGCCTGCCCGATGGCCAGCAGGAAGTCTGTCAAGCCTGCTATCTGGCCGGTTGCGACGGCGCCCGTTCGGTGGTGCGCAAAACCCTCGACACCGACTTTCCCGGCGGCACCTATCAGCAGATTTTCTACGTCGCCGATGTCACGGCCAGCGGCCCGGCGCTCAATGGCGAGCTGCATTTGGATCTGGACGAAGCGGACTTTCTCGCGGTGTTCCCACTGGCCGGCGAAGGCCGCGCGCGACTGATCGGCACGGTGCGTGACGAACGCGCCGAGCGTGCCGAAACCCTGCAGTTTTCCGATGTCAGCAGCCGCGCCATCGAGCATCTGAAAGTGCATATCGAAGACCTGCACTGGTTCTCCACCTACCGCGTGCATCACCGGGTGGCCGAACACTTCCGTGATGGCCGGGCATTTCTGCTCGGCGATGCCGCCCACGTACACAGCCCTGCGGGCGGCCAAGGCATGAACACCGGCATCGGCGATGCGATCAATCTGGCCTGGAAGCTCGCCGCCGTGCTCAGCGGTGGTGCCGAACCGAAACTGCTCGACACCTACGAAACCGAGCGCATCGCCTTCGCTCGCCGACTGGTCTCCACCACCGACAAGGTCTTCAGTTTCGTCACCGCCGAGGGGCGCATGGCCGACCTGCTACGCATGCGTGTGGCGCCGTTCCTGCTTCCGAAAATGGCCGCGTTCGAAGCAAGCCGCGAGTTCCTCTTTCGCACGGTCTCGCAAGTCACCCTCAACTATCGCGGCATGCCACTGAGTCAGGGCGAAGCCGGCCATGTGCACGGCGGCGACCGCTTGCCGTGGGCGCATGATGGCGAAGGAGATAATTTCGGACCGCTGCGGCAGCCGTGCTGGCAGGTGCATGTCTACGGCGACACCAGCGACGAGATGATCGCCTGGTGCGCCGAACATCACTTGCCGCTGCACGTCTTCGACTGGCGCCCGGCGTTTGAAACAGCCGGATTGGGCCGCAACGGCTTTTACCTGCTGCGCCCGGATACCTATGTGGCGATTGCCGAAAGCAGTGCCGATCCAAAAGTGATCGAGCGCTACTTCCGCGATCACGGCATCCGCCCGTTCTTCAACTGA
- a CDS encoding DUF1615 domain-containing protein: MHTSRLLATLGALLLLAGCASQRSNEPAPRPPAEVKAEIVRLLPAKTADRQGWATDIYAAFAAQGINTTTQNLCSVLAVAEQESTFQADPTVPGLGKIARDEIDRRAAKVHIPSLLVSGALQVRSPNGKTYSERLNAARSEKELSAIFDDFIGMVPMGRTLFGGFNPVHTGGPMQVSIEFAEEHAKDYPYPVDGTIRREVFSRRGGMYFGIAHLLGYPVNYREPLYRFADFNAGWYASRNAAFQNAVSRASGIPLTLDGDLIRYDSIMPGSTELAVRTLGKSLGMRNPTIRDQLEKGKTLEFEETKLYQRVFELAERAEGKALPRALLPGIVLQSPKITRKLTTAWFAKRVDERYKRCMAKAG, translated from the coding sequence ATGCACACCTCAAGATTACTCGCCACACTCGGCGCCTTGCTGCTGCTCGCCGGTTGCGCCAGCCAGCGCAGCAACGAACCGGCACCGCGCCCGCCGGCCGAAGTGAAAGCGGAAATCGTCCGCTTGCTGCCGGCGAAAACCGCTGATCGCCAAGGCTGGGCCACGGACATCTACGCCGCGTTCGCCGCGCAGGGCATCAATACCACCACGCAAAATCTCTGTTCGGTACTGGCCGTGGCGGAACAGGAATCCACTTTCCAGGCCGACCCGACGGTGCCCGGTCTGGGCAAGATTGCCCGCGACGAGATCGATCGCCGCGCCGCCAAGGTGCACATCCCCAGCTTGTTGGTCAGCGGCGCTCTGCAAGTGCGCTCGCCCAACGGCAAGACCTACAGCGAACGCCTGAATGCAGCGCGCAGTGAAAAGGAGCTGAGCGCGATTTTCGATGACTTCATCGGCATGGTACCGATGGGGCGCACCCTGTTCGGCGGCTTCAACCCGGTGCACACCGGCGGGCCAATGCAGGTCAGCATTGAATTCGCTGAAGAGCACGCCAAGGATTACCCGTATCCGGTGGACGGCACGATTCGCCGTGAAGTGTTCAGCCGGCGCGGCGGCATGTATTTCGGCATCGCCCATTTGCTCGGCTATCCGGTGAATTACCGCGAGCCGCTGTATCGTTTCGCCGATTTCAACGCCGGCTGGTACGCCAGCCGCAATGCTGCGTTTCAGAACGCGGTCAGTCGCGCGTCCGGCATTCCGCTGACCCTGGACGGCGACCTGATCCGCTACGATTCGATCATGCCCGGCAGCACCGAACTGGCGGTACGCACCCTTGGCAAGTCGCTGGGCATGCGCAACCCGACGATTCGCGATCAACTGGAGAAGGGCAAAACCCTGGAATTCGAAGAGACCAAACTCTATCAGCGCGTGTTCGAACTGGCGGAGCGAGCCGAAGGCAAGGCATTACCGCGTGCGCTATTGCCGGGGATCGTGCTGCAGAGCCCGAAGATCACCCGCAAACTCACCACAGCCTGGTTCGCCAAACGCGTGGACGAGCGCTACAAACGCTGCATGGCCAAGGCCGGATAA
- a CDS encoding TonB-dependent receptor → MPASARLGAPFRPTLLALLCSLTVTAHAAEDNSKELVLDDVNINAQAPTPNALPPVYAGGQVARGGQLGVLGNQDMMDVPFSAASYTEQLIQDQQAENVADVLLNDSSVRQASGFSNQAQVFMIRGLPLNGDDISYNGLYGVLPRQIISTDALERVEVFKGPNAFINGVTPTGSGIGGGVNLQPKRAGDVPLRRYTTDINSEGRIGHHFDIGQRFGEDNRFGARVNLSQREGDTGIDHENQRSKLFAIGLDYRGDALRLSGDFAYQKERVNGGRSSVNLGTATHLPDAPSADTNYAPKWGYTDIEDTFGMLRAEYDLNDNWTAYAAGGAKHTREVGRYNSTTLVGNSGASFTTGSFVPHDEDNTSVMAGLNGKFNTGPVSHKLNFGLTGIWAEQRSAYDFDLTRYSNNIYHPITPPAPVGNFAGGDLNDPGIVGKTFNRSVAISDTLGFFDDRLLVTAGLRRQQLVVQGYSYASYGSGPRSSSYDESITTPVYGIVFKPWEHVSIYANHIEGLAQGPTSPTSSGGFRVTNGNEVYAPKRSKQTEVGVKVDMGTYGASLGVYRIEQPSDGYCEINGPTTCTYVREGEQINKGVEMNVFGEPIDGLRLISGLTLMDTELKNTLNGANDGNHAIGVPTFQFNAGVDWDVPGLQGVALNARMLRTGGQYADAANNLSLPTWNRFDAGARYAFKVSEKDVTLRFGVENVANKKYWESAQGGYLTQGEPRVAKLSGTIDF, encoded by the coding sequence ATGCCCGCTTCAGCTCGACTCGGCGCTCCGTTCCGCCCGACTTTGCTTGCCCTGCTATGTTCCCTGACCGTTACCGCCCACGCCGCTGAAGACAACAGCAAAGAGCTCGTGCTCGACGACGTCAACATCAACGCCCAGGCCCCAACCCCCAACGCCCTGCCCCCGGTCTACGCTGGCGGTCAGGTTGCACGCGGCGGCCAATTGGGCGTGCTGGGCAATCAGGACATGATGGACGTGCCGTTCAGCGCGGCGTCCTACACCGAGCAACTGATCCAGGATCAGCAGGCGGAAAACGTCGCCGATGTGCTGCTCAACGATTCCTCGGTGCGCCAGGCCTCGGGCTTCTCCAACCAGGCGCAGGTCTTCATGATTCGCGGCCTGCCGCTCAATGGCGATGATATTTCCTATAACGGCCTGTACGGCGTCTTGCCCCGGCAGATCATTTCCACCGATGCACTGGAACGCGTGGAAGTGTTCAAAGGCCCCAATGCCTTCATCAACGGCGTGACCCCGACCGGTTCCGGCATCGGCGGCGGCGTCAACCTGCAACCAAAACGCGCCGGCGATGTGCCGCTGCGCCGTTACACTACCGACATCAACAGCGAAGGCCGCATCGGTCATCACTTCGACATCGGCCAGCGCTTCGGTGAAGACAATCGCTTCGGCGCGCGGGTCAACCTGTCGCAGCGCGAAGGCGACACCGGCATCGATCACGAGAACCAGCGCTCGAAACTGTTCGCCATCGGTCTGGATTATCGCGGCGATGCGCTGCGGCTTTCCGGCGACTTTGCCTATCAGAAAGAACGCGTCAACGGTGGCCGCAGCTCGGTCAACCTCGGTACCGCCACGCACCTGCCGGACGCGCCATCGGCCGATACCAACTACGCGCCGAAGTGGGGCTACACCGATATCGAAGACACTTTCGGCATGCTCCGCGCCGAGTACGACCTCAACGACAACTGGACCGCCTACGCCGCCGGTGGCGCCAAGCACACCCGTGAAGTCGGCCGCTACAACTCGACCACCCTGGTCGGCAACAGCGGCGCGTCGTTTACCACCGGCTCGTTCGTGCCCCATGACGAGGACAACACCAGCGTCATGGCCGGCCTCAACGGCAAATTCAACACCGGCCCGGTCAGCCACAAGCTGAATTTCGGCCTGACCGGGATCTGGGCTGAGCAGCGCAGTGCCTATGACTTCGACCTGACGCGCTACTCGAACAACATCTATCACCCGATCACGCCGCCGGCACCGGTCGGCAACTTCGCTGGCGGCGATCTCAACGATCCCGGCATCGTCGGCAAGACCTTCAACCGCAGCGTAGCGATCTCCGACACCCTCGGTTTCTTCGACGATCGCCTGCTGGTCACCGCTGGCCTGCGTCGCCAGCAACTGGTGGTGCAGGGTTACAGCTACGCCAGCTACGGCAGCGGCCCGCGCTCGTCGAGCTACGACGAATCGATCACCACGCCGGTGTACGGCATCGTGTTCAAGCCGTGGGAGCATGTGTCGATCTACGCCAACCACATCGAGGGCCTGGCGCAGGGTCCGACCTCGCCGACCAGCTCCGGCGGTTTCCGCGTGACCAACGGCAACGAAGTCTACGCACCGAAACGCTCCAAGCAGACCGAGGTGGGCGTGAAAGTCGACATGGGCACCTACGGCGCAAGTCTGGGTGTTTACCGCATCGAACAGCCAAGCGATGGCTACTGCGAAATCAACGGTCCGACCACTTGCACCTACGTCCGTGAAGGCGAACAGATCAACAAAGGCGTGGAAATGAACGTGTTCGGCGAGCCGATCGATGGCCTGCGCCTGATCAGCGGCCTGACCCTGATGGACACCGAACTGAAAAACACCCTCAACGGTGCCAACGACGGCAACCACGCCATCGGCGTGCCGACCTTCCAGTTCAACGCTGGCGTGGATTGGGACGTGCCGGGTCTGCAAGGCGTCGCGCTGAATGCGCGGATGCTGCGCACCGGCGGGCAATACGCCGACGCAGCGAACAACCTCAGCTTGCCAACGTGGAACCGCTTCGACGCAGGTGCGCGCTATGCGTTCAAGGTGTCGGAGAAAGACGTGACGCTGCGTTTCGGCGTTGAGAACGTGGCGAACAAGAAGTACTGGGAATCGGCTCAGGGCGGGTACCTGACCCAGGGTGAACCGCGGGTGGCGAAGCTGTCCGGGACGATTGATTTCTAA
- the icmH gene encoding type IVB secretion system protein IcmH/DotU, whose protein sequence is MNDYLPTENAPAADASNRLFDYSQQDTSNAETDLPEQQVKPKPPLLLADPEFDLRGLAWNPLCDAAMPLIGLVIRLRRLDQHDDVPELYMSVSNQITTIMEEVRQLDYDAGMLKAYSYSLCLLIDEVVMRTSWGKSSSWSARSLLSQFHGETQGGEKFFTVMNNMIPEAARYQQVLEFMYLCLIAGLKGKYGAHAKGDDEIQKIISQLHGLLRPLRGETPKRLTDPLKNVAPRNYRIKRTWPLWTPWALAAVVLTVAYTIYTIRLNAITEEVLVSLERILNL, encoded by the coding sequence ATGAACGACTACCTACCCACTGAAAATGCGCCTGCAGCAGACGCCAGCAATCGGCTCTTCGACTATTCGCAACAGGACACCAGCAACGCTGAAACGGACCTGCCCGAGCAACAAGTCAAGCCCAAGCCACCCTTGCTGCTTGCAGACCCGGAGTTCGACCTGCGCGGCCTTGCATGGAATCCACTGTGCGATGCCGCCATGCCGCTGATAGGCCTGGTCATCCGCCTGCGCCGTCTGGACCAGCACGACGACGTACCTGAGTTGTACATGAGCGTCAGCAACCAGATCACCACGATCATGGAAGAAGTCCGTCAACTCGACTACGACGCCGGCATGCTCAAGGCGTACTCCTACAGTCTGTGCCTGTTGATTGACGAAGTGGTCATGCGCACCTCGTGGGGCAAGTCGTCCAGTTGGAGCGCACGCTCGTTGCTCAGCCAGTTCCATGGGGAAACCCAGGGCGGCGAGAAATTCTTCACCGTGATGAACAACATGATCCCCGAAGCCGCCCGCTATCAGCAGGTGCTGGAGTTCATGTACCTGTGCCTGATCGCCGGTCTGAAGGGCAAATACGGCGCCCACGCCAAGGGCGATGACGAGATACAGAAGATCATCAGCCAGCTGCACGGCCTGCTGCGCCCCCTGCGTGGCGAGACGCCCAAGCGCCTGACCGACCCGCTTAAAAATGTCGCGCCACGCAACTACCGGATCAAGCGGACGTGGCCGTTGTGGACACCTTGGGCTCTTGCAGCGGTCGTCCTGACGGTCGCCTACACGATCTACACGATCCGTCTGAATGCCATCACCGAGGAAGTGCTGGTGTCCCTGGAGCGGATTCTCAACCTGTAA
- a CDS encoding glutathione binding-like protein produces the protein MTDLSAFPITQKWPAQYPDWIQLYSLPTPNGVKVSIMLEEIGLPYEPHRVGFDTNDQTSAEFLSLNPNNKIPAILDPHGPEDQPLPLFESGAILIYLADKSGQLLAQEGALRYETIQWLMWQMGGIGPMFGQLGFFNKFAGKDYEDKRPRDRYVEESKRLLNVLNTRLEGRDWIMGERYTIADIATFPWVRNLLGFYEAGDLVGIQNFPNVTRVLERFLARPAVIRGLTIPS, from the coding sequence ATGACCGATCTGTCTGCATTCCCGATTACTCAGAAATGGCCGGCGCAGTACCCGGACTGGATTCAGCTCTACTCCCTGCCGACCCCCAACGGCGTCAAAGTGTCGATCATGCTCGAAGAGATCGGCCTGCCGTACGAGCCGCACCGCGTCGGCTTCGACACCAACGACCAGACCTCGGCGGAGTTTCTCTCGCTGAACCCGAACAACAAGATCCCGGCGATCCTCGACCCGCATGGCCCGGAAGATCAGCCGCTGCCGCTGTTCGAATCCGGCGCGATCCTGATTTATCTGGCCGACAAGAGCGGCCAGTTGCTCGCTCAGGAAGGCGCGCTGCGCTACGAGACCATTCAATGGCTGATGTGGCAGATGGGCGGCATCGGCCCGATGTTCGGCCAGCTCGGTTTCTTCAACAAATTCGCTGGCAAGGATTACGAGGACAAGCGCCCGCGTGACCGCTATGTCGAGGAGAGCAAACGCCTGTTGAACGTGCTCAACACCCGCCTTGAAGGCCGCGACTGGATCATGGGCGAGCGCTACACCATCGCCGATATCGCCACGTTCCCGTGGGTGCGCAATCTGCTCGGCTTCTATGAGGCAGGGGATCTGGTCGGGATTCAGAATTTCCCCAACGTCACCCGGGTGCTGGAGCGGTTCCTCGCTCGCCCGGCAGTCATCCGCGGCCTGACCATTCCTTCCTGA
- the hemB gene encoding porphobilinogen synthase, with protein MSSQFPEARPRRLRRNASLRSLFQETEFSLNDLVLPIFVEEEIDDFVPITSMPGVQRIPERKLASEIERYARAGIKSVMTFGVSHHLDASGSDTWREDGLVSRMSRIAKDAVPEMIVMSDTCFCEYTDHGHCGVMHNHEVGNDQTLINLGKQAVAAARAGADVIAPSAAMDGQVRAIRQALDAAGFTQIPIMAYSTKFASALYGPFREAGGSALKGDRKSYQMNPMNRREALRESLLDEQEGADALMVKPAGAYLDIIRDIRQASNLPLAAYQVSGEYAMIKFGAQAGAIDEDRVVRESLGAIKRAGADLIFTYFAMDLALAGI; from the coding sequence ATGTCCAGTCAGTTCCCCGAAGCACGTCCCCGCCGTCTGCGCCGCAATGCGAGCCTGCGCAGTCTGTTCCAGGAAACCGAATTCAGCCTCAACGATCTGGTGCTGCCGATATTCGTCGAGGAAGAGATCGACGACTTCGTGCCGATCACCAGCATGCCCGGCGTGCAGCGCATCCCCGAGCGCAAACTGGCCAGTGAAATCGAGCGCTATGCCCGTGCCGGGATCAAGTCGGTGATGACCTTTGGCGTGTCCCATCATCTCGACGCCAGCGGCAGCGACACCTGGCGCGAAGACGGCCTGGTCTCGCGCATGTCGCGCATCGCCAAGGATGCCGTGCCGGAAATGATCGTGATGTCCGACACCTGCTTCTGCGAGTACACCGACCACGGCCATTGCGGTGTGATGCACAACCACGAAGTCGGCAACGACCAGACCCTGATCAATCTTGGCAAGCAAGCCGTGGCCGCTGCTCGCGCCGGGGCTGACGTAATCGCACCGTCGGCAGCAATGGATGGCCAGGTGCGCGCGATTCGCCAGGCACTGGACGCGGCCGGCTTCACGCAGATTCCGATCATGGCCTACTCGACCAAATTCGCTTCTGCGCTGTACGGTCCGTTCCGCGAGGCCGGCGGCAGCGCGCTCAAGGGTGATCGCAAGAGCTATCAGATGAACCCGATGAATCGTCGCGAAGCCCTGCGCGAATCGCTGCTCGATGAGCAGGAAGGCGCGGATGCGCTGATGGTAAAACCGGCTGGCGCCTACCTCGACATCATCCGTGACATTCGTCAGGCTTCGAACCTGCCATTGGCGGCGTATCAGGTCAGCGGCGAGTACGCGATGATCAAGTTCGGCGCCCAGGCCGGCGCGATCGATGAGGATCGCGTGGTGCGCGAAAGCCTTGGCGCCATCAAGCGTGCGGGCGCGGATCTGATCTTCACTTACTTTGCGATGGATCTGGCACTGGCCGGGATCTAA
- the mnmH gene encoding tRNA 2-selenouridine(34) synthase MnmH: MLRDCTDYRDIFLNDRPMMDVRAPVEFSHGAFPGVINQPLMNDREREQVGTCYKQHGQQAAIALGERLVSAEVREARIQGWVEFARNHPDGYLYCFRGGLRSQIVQQWIKDEGGIDYPRVGGGYKAMRTFLLETVDQAVAECDLVLLGGMTGTGKTEVLVQLSNGLDLEGHANHRGSSFGKRATGQPGNIDFENRLAVDVLKKRARGIGQFVLEDESRVVGSCALPLPLYRGMQAAPLVWLEDSLENRVERILQDYVIDLHAEFVALHGEQVGFALYAERLIASLNNIQRRLGGERYQRLYGQMEAALAEQARSGSVELFRDWTSVLLREYYDPMYVFQREKKGGRIEFAGERQAVIEYLRERVSQRI, encoded by the coding sequence ATGCTCCGCGACTGCACTGACTACCGCGATATTTTCCTCAACGACCGGCCAATGATGGATGTCCGTGCGCCGGTTGAATTTTCCCACGGCGCGTTCCCGGGTGTGATCAATCAGCCGCTGATGAACGACCGTGAGCGCGAACAGGTCGGCACCTGTTACAAACAGCACGGGCAGCAAGCCGCGATTGCTCTGGGTGAGCGGCTGGTGTCGGCCGAGGTTCGGGAGGCACGCATCCAGGGCTGGGTCGAATTCGCCCGTAACCACCCCGACGGCTATCTCTATTGTTTCCGCGGTGGTCTGCGTTCACAGATCGTCCAGCAATGGATCAAGGACGAAGGTGGCATCGATTACCCGCGTGTGGGCGGTGGCTACAAGGCCATGCGCACGTTCCTCCTGGAAACGGTCGATCAGGCTGTGGCCGAATGCGATCTGGTTCTGCTCGGTGGCATGACCGGTACTGGCAAGACCGAAGTGCTGGTGCAGTTGAGCAATGGTCTGGATCTGGAAGGCCATGCCAATCACCGCGGTTCGAGTTTCGGCAAGCGCGCCACCGGGCAACCGGGCAACATCGATTTCGAGAATCGCCTGGCTGTCGATGTGCTGAAAAAGCGCGCCCGCGGGATCGGGCAATTTGTCCTGGAAGACGAGAGTCGGGTGGTCGGCAGCTGTGCCTTGCCGTTGCCGCTGTACCGGGGCATGCAAGCGGCACCGCTGGTCTGGCTTGAAGACAGCCTTGAGAATCGGGTCGAGCGAATCCTCCAGGATTACGTAATTGACCTGCACGCCGAGTTCGTCGCGTTGCATGGCGAGCAGGTGGGTTTCGCCCTATATGCCGAGCGATTGATTGCCAGCCTGAACAATATTCAGCGTCGCCTGGGTGGCGAGCGCTATCAACGACTGTACGGGCAGATGGAGGCGGCACTGGCCGAACAGGCCCGTAGCGGTTCGGTCGAGCTGTTTCGCGATTGGACAAGCGTGTTGCTGCGTGAGTACTACGACCCGATGTATGTGTTCCAGCGCGAGAAGAAGGGCGGGCGGATCGAGTTCGCCGGGGAGCGTCAGGCGGTGATCGAGTATTTGCGCGAGCGGGTGAGTCAGAGGATTTAG
- the selD gene encoding selenide, water dikinase SelD — protein MSEPIRLTQYSHGAGCGCKISPQVLEVILAGSGAQNLDPKLWVGNASRDDAAVYEIDAERGVVSTTDFFMPIVDDPFDFGRIAATNAISDIYAMGGDPLMAIAILGWPVNVLAPEVAREVIRGGRSVCDAAGIPLAGGHSIDAPEPIFGLAVTGLVEKRHMKRNDTATAGCLLYLTKPLGIGILTTAEKKGKLRAADVGVARDWMCTLNKPGSRFGKLAGVTAMTDVTGFGLLGHLVEMADGSQLTARIAYDRVPRLDSVEYYLDQGCVPGGTLRNFDSYSSKVGRVQELHKRVLCDPQTSGGLLIAVTPEGNEEFLGVAAELGLNLEPIGELVERQTNAVEVI, from the coding sequence ATGAGCGAGCCGATTCGTCTGACCCAATACAGCCATGGCGCCGGTTGTGGCTGCAAGATTTCCCCACAGGTGCTGGAAGTGATCCTCGCCGGCAGCGGCGCACAGAACCTCGATCCCAAGCTCTGGGTCGGCAACGCGTCGCGCGATGACGCTGCGGTGTATGAGATCGATGCCGAGCGCGGTGTGGTGTCGACCACCGATTTCTTCATGCCGATTGTCGATGACCCGTTCGACTTCGGCCGCATCGCCGCGACCAACGCGATCAGCGACATCTACGCGATGGGTGGCGATCCGTTGATGGCGATTGCGATCCTCGGCTGGCCGGTGAACGTGCTGGCGCCGGAAGTGGCGCGGGAAGTGATTCGTGGCGGTCGCTCGGTGTGTGACGCCGCAGGCATACCGTTGGCGGGGGGGCATTCGATCGATGCGCCGGAGCCGATTTTCGGTCTTGCCGTCACCGGTCTGGTGGAAAAGCGCCACATGAAGCGCAACGACACCGCCACCGCCGGTTGCCTGTTGTATCTGACCAAACCGCTGGGCATCGGCATCCTCACTACCGCAGAAAAGAAGGGCAAATTGCGCGCCGCCGACGTCGGTGTCGCCCGTGACTGGATGTGTACCCTGAACAAGCCCGGCAGCCGTTTCGGCAAGCTCGCCGGCGTTACGGCGATGACCGACGTTACCGGTTTCGGCCTGCTCGGGCATCTGGTGGAAATGGCCGACGGCAGCCAGTTGACCGCGCGCATCGCCTACGACCGCGTGCCGCGTCTGGACAGTGTCGAGTACTACCTCGATCAAGGCTGTGTGCCGGGCGGTACGCTGCGCAATTTCGACAGCTATTCGAGCAAGGTCGGCCGCGTGCAGGAACTGCACAAGCGCGTGCTGTGCGATCCGCAAACCAGTGGCGGTCTGCTGATTGCGGTCACGCCCGAGGGCAATGAAGAGTTCCTCGGCGTTGCTGCCGAACTGGGGCTGAACCTTGAGCCGATCGGCGAACTGGTCGAGCGACAGACGAACGCAGTCGAGGTGATCTGA